In the Enterococcus rotai genome, TTTCGCAAGAGGAAAATGTGTATTTGGAAAGAAAAAACGAATTTTTGAAATAGAAATTTCATTTTAAGCGGAACTATGCTATGATAATTCCATTAAGAAAAATACAATGATACTGCTAGTGTTTCGATAATAATCGATTTTGCAGTTAGTAGATGAGCAAATAAGAGGAGATGGTTTGATGGATTTAACGAAACGCTTTAATAAACAAGTAGATAAAATTGCTGTTTCATTGATTCGCCAATTTGATGAACAAGTAACAAATATCGACGGCATTATAAAATTGACATTAGGAGAGCCGGATTTTAACACACCAGAACATGTAAAAACGGCTGCCCATGAGGCGATCGACCAAAATTTTTCTCATTATTCTGGTATGTCGGGATTAGCAGATGTTCGTGAAGCAGCTACTTTTTTTATGAAAGAAAAATATGGTGTCAATTATCAACCAACCTCTGAAGTTTTAGTGACTGTAGGTGCTACTGAGGCAATTTCAGCAAGTCTCTTATCTATTTTAGAACCAGGCGATAAGGTTTTGATGCCTGCACCGATCTATCCAGGGTATGAACCAGTGATTACGTTGGCTCAAGCAGAACCCGTTTATATTGACACGACTTCAAACCATTTCGTATTAACGCCTGAGATGATTGAAGCGGCAATGGTAGAACATGGTGAGCAAGTCAAAGCCATTATCCTAAATTACCCAAGTAATCCTACAGGTGTGACGTATAACCGTGAAGAAGTCAAAGCGATTGCAACTGTCTTAAAAAACTATCCGATTTTTGTAATAAGTGATGAAATCTATAGTGAATTGACATACGAAGATCAACATGTCTCTATTGCAGAATTTATTCCAGAACAAACAATTCTGATCAATGGATTATCAAAATCTCATGCAATGACTGGGTGGCGAATCGGTTTTATCTTTGGTCCTGAAAATTTAATAGCAGAAATCATCAAAGTGCATCAATATTTAGTAACAGCCGCTTCTACAATTTCACAGAAAGCCGCAGTTAGAGCTTTAGTAGAAGGGATGAATGATGCAGCCGCAATGAAAGAAGAATATCGTGAGCGTCGAGATTTTGTTTATGAACAAATGACTTCTTTGGGATTTGAAGTGGCTAGACCGAATGGAGCCTTTTATATTTTTGCTAAAATTCCGACAGGCTATGAACAAGATTCAATGAAATTCTGTGTGGATCTAGCTCAGCAACAAGCAATTGCGATCATTCCAGGTGTGGCGTTTGGTCAAGAAGCTGAAGGCTACGTCCGAATTAGTTATGCGGCAGATTTGGCTACCTTAAAAGAAGCAATGAAACGAATTGGTCAATATATTGAGATGAAAAAAGGTCGAGACAAAAGCGTTTAGCTCCGAGAAATAAGGAGGAATTCACGAAAATTGTTCTTCAAATTTTTGTGAATTTCGGCTTATTTCCGAAGGAGCTGCTTTTTTTTCGCCGTTTATTTGGGATTAACAAGATGCTGTTAATCTGAAAAGACTTTTGTCCAAGACCCTTTTTTACTCTCAACAGAACCTTTACATTCCTTTACTCATTATTTACAAAACGTTGAAACAGAATTAACAGAGCGCTGTTAAACTAAGCTTGTAACTAATTGAAAAGGACGTGTAAAGATGAAGAAACGTTTAGTAGCAGCAATGATGTTAAGTGTAGGACTTTTGATCGCAGGGTGCGGTAATCAAGGAGCTGCAACTAGTGACAGTAGTAATAAATCTAAAGATAGTAGCACTAATAGTAATCAACCAGTTAAAATCGTTGCCGTAGGTTCGACGGCATTACAACCATTAGTCGATGCAGCGAAAGATCAATTTATTTCAGAAAATCCCAATTATACAATCTCTGTTCAAGGTGGAGGAAGCGGAACAGGACTTTCTCAAGTATCTGACGGTGCTGTAACCATTGGGAATTCTGATGTATTTGCCGAAGAAAAATCTGGTGTCGATGCGTCGAAACTAGTTGACCATCGTGTAGCGGTTGTAGGTATGGGACCAGTTGTAAATAAAGAAGTTGGGGTCAAAAATATCAGCAAGCAAGAGTTGATCGACATTTTTACTGGGAAAATAAAAAACTGGAAAGAGCTAGGCGGTAAGGATCAAGAGATTGCTGTGATCAATCGTCCAAGTGGCAGCGGTACACGCGCAACCTTCGAAAAATGGGGACTGGATGGGGCAACAGCTGTCCAATCACAGGAACAGGACTCATCAGGAACCGTACGTCAAATCGTTGCACAAACACCTGGAGCAATCAGCTATCTTGCGTTTTCATACATGGATGATTCAACGTTAGCCTTAAGTATTGATGATGTAAAACCAACAGAAGAGAATGT is a window encoding:
- a CDS encoding pyridoxal phosphate-dependent aminotransferase — its product is MDLTKRFNKQVDKIAVSLIRQFDEQVTNIDGIIKLTLGEPDFNTPEHVKTAAHEAIDQNFSHYSGMSGLADVREAATFFMKEKYGVNYQPTSEVLVTVGATEAISASLLSILEPGDKVLMPAPIYPGYEPVITLAQAEPVYIDTTSNHFVLTPEMIEAAMVEHGEQVKAIILNYPSNPTGVTYNREEVKAIATVLKNYPIFVISDEIYSELTYEDQHVSIAEFIPEQTILINGLSKSHAMTGWRIGFIFGPENLIAEIIKVHQYLVTAASTISQKAAVRALVEGMNDAAAMKEEYRERRDFVYEQMTSLGFEVARPNGAFYIFAKIPTGYEQDSMKFCVDLAQQQAIAIIPGVAFGQEAEGYVRISYAADLATLKEAMKRIGQYIEMKKGRDKSV
- a CDS encoding phosphate ABC transporter substrate-binding protein PstS family protein, which encodes MKKRLVAAMMLSVGLLIAGCGNQGAATSDSSNKSKDSSTNSNQPVKIVAVGSTALQPLVDAAKDQFISENPNYTISVQGGGSGTGLSQVSDGAVTIGNSDVFAEEKSGVDASKLVDHRVAVVGMGPVVNKEVGVKNISKQELIDIFTGKIKNWKELGGKDQEIAVINRPSGSGTRATFEKWGLDGATAVQSQEQDSSGTVRQIVAQTPGAISYLAFSYMDDSTLALSIDDVKPTEENVADNSWKIWSYEHMYTKGQPDDDVKAFLDFMLTDDVQEGVVKELGYLPITSMKVERDVSGSITKK